The genomic window ACCTCATCTCCGGCTCATCGTCATCTCTCCGCCTAAACCGGCGCCGATGGCTGATGGCCGGTCATTTCCCCATCGTGGACTGTCTTCCGATCAAATTTCATCAACACCCCTGGCAAGAAGAGGAAGTCGAAGAGCAGGGCAATGGCAATGGAGAGGCTGATCATCAGCCCCATGCTGGAATTGAACCGGAAGTCAGAAAGAATAAACAGGCCGAATCCGACGACCAGGATGATTGTGGTAAAGAGTAGCGCATGCCCGACGTCGTTGAGAGCTACTTCAAAGGCCGGGCCGCTCTCCATGCCGCTCTCCTTGCTGCGTTGATAACGGACCATGAGGTGAATGGTGTCATCAACGATGACGCCGAGCGCCGCAGCCGCAACGATCGAGACCGCAAAGTCCACATGGTCGCCCATCATCCCCCAAATCCCAAATGTGAGGACAATCGGCAAGCCATTGGGAATCATACTAAGCATCCCAAGACGTAGCGAACGAAAGGTGAGCACGCAGAGTGCGGTGATCAAAGCCAAGGCCAGCGCAAGACTTTTCAACATCCCTCGAATCACCCGGTCGCTCAAGTAGGTGAACATGACCCATGCGCCTACCCCTTGAGGGTTGAATTCCGGAATATGCTCGGCTGTCCAGTCCTCGACCTGCCGGAGAATTTCCCTGTGGCGCTTCGCACTGACCTTGTGCGTCGTGGCGGTCACCCGGGTACTGGAATAGTCCACATTAATCTGGTTGGTGAGATCCAGCCCGAAGGGTAGCGACATGGTATAGAGCAACAGGTATTGGGCCGTGAGCTCCTGGGTGTCCGGCAAACGGTAGTAGGCGGGATCATCGGCATGCATATTTTTGTTCAATCGCTTCATGATCGGAACAATGGAGTTGACGTGAGTCACTTCGGGGATGGTGCGAAGATACTCGCTGAAGGCTTCTACCTTCGCCAAGAAGGCTGGGTCGTTGATGCCGTTGGGTCTGCCGCTCTCCAGAGAGTAGTCGGTATAGTTGACCCCGGTGAGATTCGCATCGACGAATTCGGCGGTGTCTCGGTACCACGTGCCAAGCTTCCAGTAATTGATGGGGTTATTGTTCAGCTCGAGACGAAGGATAAAGAGACTGCCACACACTGCCAGGCCCAGCAACCCGTAAAACAGCCACTGATAGTGCCGGACCGCGAACTGGCCGAGCCGATCCGTCCATTCCGAACGCGGAGGTCGGCCCTGGAGCAGGTCCGGCATGGATCTGGAGGGTTTGATGCCGCAGGGGCAGATGGCCAGCACTGCGGGTAGGAATGTCACGGAGAAGACGAAGGTGAAGAGTACTCCACCGCCCACCAGAATGCCGAGATGCCGGACGGGCGGAACCTCATTCAATGTCATGGATAGAAATCCGACCGCCGTGGTCACCGCGGTCAAGAAAATCGGTGTGAGGTTCTTTTCCAGCGTTGTTTGGACGGACTCTTCCTGGGTGAGGCCCGTCCGACGCAGGCGAGTATAGCTCACCACCATGTGCACGGAATAGGCGATGGCAACCGCCAACAGAATCTGCGGGAAGACGGCAGAGACCGGGGTCAACAAGAGCCCGAGATGTCCGGCGAGCCCGAGGGTGAAGAAAATCGACAGCAGCACGACCACCAGTGGAAGCACAACCCCTCCGGTGGACCTGACCAGTAGAGCCAGAAAAACCACGATGAGCCCGACCATGAAGGGCATCATCGCTTTCATGTCATCCTCAGGAGTTTTGGCAAAAGCGTGGTTTATCGCTACAACGCCGTTGATCCGGTATTCGATCTCAGGATGCTTCTCGCGTTCTTGATCGATAAGCTGCTCGACAGCGACATAGATGTCACTGGCCACATTCGGATTCTCCTCCAACGGCGGAAAGAGCACCCTCGCATTGATTTGAGTCACCCGACCATCAGGAGACAGCAGCAGCCCGTTCAGCGGCGGTTCACTCAGGGCAATCCGTTCCTTGGCGCTGAGCACTGGGTCGCTCAGCGGAAGCCGAGTGATCAGGTCGTCGACGATCAGGTCATCCTCCGTCACCTCGGTGTGCTGGTAGTTGGTCACCGAGTCCACCCGGGTGACATATGCGGTCTTCCACAGCGCGGCGGTGAGGTCTCGGACTGTCTCGAGAACGTCGTTGGAAAAGACCTGTTTATTCGCATGATGAATCACCACCGTCACATTATCGTCCTTGGTATAGATGGCCTGGAAGTCGTCGAAGGCCTGCAGCTGGGGATTATCCTTTCCGAAGAACACCCGATAGCTGGAATTGAACCCGGCTTTGGGCAGACCGGCGGCACCAAGGGCGAACAGCAGCAGGGCTCCAACGATCATCAACCAAGGGTATCGGATGACCGTGCGGCCGTACGACTCCGCAATGGCCTGGTCGATACGGTTGCTTCCCATGCTCTGCCCCTCCAGTCTGATCTGGACACCGGTCTTTTCGATGGCTCGTTAGCGCTGCCGTTCCAGCGACCGCTTGGTGAACACTGACGGCTTCAGTCCTTGCTGAAATTTCCAGTTCTCGAATACCAG from Candidatus Methylomirabilota bacterium includes these protein-coding regions:
- a CDS encoding MMPL family transporter gives rise to the protein MGSNRIDQAIAESYGRTVIRYPWLMIVGALLLFALGAAGLPKAGFNSSYRVFFGKDNPQLQAFDDFQAIYTKDDNVTVVIHHANKQVFSNDVLETVRDLTAALWKTAYVTRVDSVTNYQHTEVTEDDLIVDDLITRLPLSDPVLSAKERIALSEPPLNGLLLSPDGRVTQINARVLFPPLEENPNVASDIYVAVEQLIDQEREKHPEIEYRINGVVAINHAFAKTPEDDMKAMMPFMVGLIVVFLALLVRSTGGVVLPLVVVLLSIFFTLGLAGHLGLLLTPVSAVFPQILLAVAIAYSVHMVVSYTRLRRTGLTQEESVQTTLEKNLTPIFLTAVTTAVGFLSMTLNEVPPVRHLGILVGGGVLFTFVFSVTFLPAVLAICPCGIKPSRSMPDLLQGRPPRSEWTDRLGQFAVRHYQWLFYGLLGLAVCGSLFILRLELNNNPINYWKLGTWYRDTAEFVDANLTGVNYTDYSLESGRPNGINDPAFLAKVEAFSEYLRTIPEVTHVNSIVPIMKRLNKNMHADDPAYYRLPDTQELTAQYLLLYTMSLPFGLDLTNQINVDYSSTRVTATTHKVSAKRHREILRQVEDWTAEHIPEFNPQGVGAWVMFTYLSDRVIRGMLKSLALALALITALCVLTFRSLRLGMLSMIPNGLPIVLTFGIWGMMGDHVDFAVSIVAAAALGVIVDDTIHLMVRYQRSKESGMESGPAFEVALNDVGHALLFTTIILVVGFGLFILSDFRFNSSMGLMISLSIAIALLFDFLFLPGVLMKFDRKTVHDGEMTGHQPSAPV